In a single window of the Corvus hawaiiensis isolate bCorHaw1 chromosome 19, bCorHaw1.pri.cur, whole genome shotgun sequence genome:
- the EXOC7 gene encoding exocyst complex component 7 isoform X6 produces MIPSEEVSARRREIEDKLKQEEETLSFIKESLEKSDQLTKNMVSILSSFESRLMKLENSIIPVHKQTENLQRLQENVEKTLSCLDHVISYYHVAKDTEKIIKEGPTGRLEEYLNCMDKIQKAVEYFQDNNPDSPELNRVKSLFERGKESLESEFRSLMTRHTKPVPPILILDLISGDEEMDTQEEMTLEHLPESVLHDIIRISGWLVENGRNQDFMTVYFQIRSVQLDRSIKGLKDHFRKNSSSSGVPYSPAIQNKRKDTPTKKPIKRPGTIRKAQNLLKQYSQHGLDGKKGASNLIPMEGRDDVFDIEIDAYIHCVSAFVKLAQSEYQLLTEIVPEHHQKKTFDSLIQESLDNLIMEGDNIVSAARKAIIRHDYSAVLTIFPILKHLKQMKPEFDQVLQGTAAGTKNKLPGLITSMETTGAKALEEFADNIKNDPDKEYNMPKDGTVHELTSNAILFLQQLLDFQETAGAMLASQVLGDTYNIPLDPRETSSSASSYSSEFSRRLLSTYICKVLGNLQLNLLSKSKVYEDPALSAIFLHNNYNYILKSLEKSELIQLVAVTQKTAERSYRELIEQQIQTYQRSWLKVTDYILEKNLPVFQPGVKLKDKERQMIKERFKGFNDGLEELCKIQKAWAIPDMEQRDKIRRAQKTIVKETYGAFLNRYGNVPFTKNPEKYIKYQVDQVGEMIEKLFDTSA; encoded by the exons GTTTCCATCCTCTCCTCCTTTGAGAGCCGTTTGATGAAGCTGGAGAACTCCATCATCCCTGTCCATAAACAGACAGAGAACCTGCAGCGCCTGCAGGAGAATGTGGAGAAGACCCTGTCCTGCTTGGATCACGTCATCAGTTACTACCATGTGGCCAAGGACACCGAGAAGATCATCAAGGAAGG CCCCACGGGGAGGTTGGAGGAATACTTGAATTGCATGGACAAAATCCAGAAGGCAGTGGAATACTTCCAGGACAACAACCCAGACAGCCCAGAGCTGAACCGTGTG AAATCCCTCTTTGAGCGGGGCAAGGAATCCCTGGAATCGGAGTTCCGCAGCTTGATGACACGGCACACCAAGCCAGTGCCACCCATCCTCATCCTGGACCTGATCAGCGGGGATGAGGAGATGGACACGCAGGAGGAGATGACCCTGGAGCACCTCCCGGAGAGCGTCCTGCACGACATCATCCGCATTTCAGGCTGGCTGGTGGAGAACGGCAGGAATCAag ATTTCATGACAGTTTACTTCCAAATCCGCTCTGTGCAGCTCGACCGCTCCATCAAGGGGCTGAAGGACCATTTCCGTAAGAACAGCTCTTCCTCTGGGGTGCCATATTCCCCTGCCATTCAGAACAAAAGGAAGGACACCCCCACCAAAAAGCCAATCAAGAGACCAG GCACGATCCGTAAGGCTCAGAACCTTCTGAAACAGTACTCTCAGCATGGTCTAGATGGGAAAAAGGGGGCCTCTAACCTCATTCCTATGGAAG GGAGGGACGACGTCTTCGACATCGAGATCGACGCATACATCCACTGCGTCAGTGCCTTTGTCAAACTGGCCCAGAGTGAATACCAGCTCCTGACAGAAATTGTCCCAGAGCACCACCAGAAGAAGACCTTTGATTCTCTCATCCAG GAGTCATTGGATAACTTGATCATGGAGGGTGATAACATTGTCTCAGCTGCCCGGAAAGCCATCATCCGACACGACTATTCAGCTGTGCTCACAATCTTCCCCATCCTGAAGCATCTCAAGCAGATGAAGCCAGAATTTGACCAGGTCTTGCAG GGAACTGCAGCAGGCACTAAGAACAAACTGCCAGGGCTGATCACTTCCATGGAGACCACTGGTGCGAAGGCACTGGAAGAGTTTGCAGACAACATTAAG AATGATCCAGACAAGGAATACAACATGCCAAAAGATGGGACAGTTCATGAACTCACCAGCAAC GCCATCCTTTTCCTACAGCAATTACTGGATTTCCAGGAGACAGCAGGTGCCATGCTGGCATCACAAG TTCTTGGGGACACATACAATATTCCTTTAGATCCCAGAG AGACCAGCTCATCAGCCAGTAGCTACAGCTCAGAGTTCAGCAGGCGGCTGCTGAGCACCTACATCT GCAAAGTGCTGGGCAACTTGCAGCTTAACCTTCTTAGCAAATCCAAGGTTTATGAAGACCCAGCTTTGAGTGCCATTTTTCTGCATAACAACTACAACTACATTCTGAAATCTCTGGAGAA gTCTGAGCTGATCCAGCTGGTGGCTGTGACACAGAAAACAGCTGAGAGGTCCTACCGGGAGCTCATTGAGCAGCAGATCCAGACCTACCAGCGCAG CTGGTTGAAGGTGACAGATTACATCTTGGAGAAAAACCTGCCTGTCTTTCAGCCAGGAGTGAAG CTCAAGGACAAGGAGAGGCAGATGATAAAGGAGCGCTTTAAG GGTTTCAATGAcgggctggaggagctgtgtAAGATCCAGAAGGCCTGGGCAATCCCAGACATGGAGCAACGGGACAAAATCCGCCGGGCACAGAAAACTATTGTGAAAGAGACCTATGGTGCCTTCTTGAATAG ataTGGCAACGTGCCCTTCACCAAGAACCCTGAGAAGTACATCAAATACCAGGTCGACCAGGTGGGGGAGATGATCGAGAAGCTGTTCGACACATCAGCATAA
- the EXOC7 gene encoding exocyst complex component 7 isoform X9 yields the protein MIPSEEVSARRREIEDKLKQEEETLSFIKESLEKSDQLTKNMVSILSSFESRLMKLENSIIPVHKQTENLQRLQENVEKTLSCLDHVISYYHVAKDTEKIIKEGPTGRLEEYLNCMDKIQKAVEYFQDNNPDSPELNRVKSLFERGKESLESEFRSLMTRHTKPVPPILILDLISGDEEMDTQEEMTLEHLPESVLHDIIRISGWLVENGRNQDFMTVYFQIRSVQLDRSIKGLKDHFRKNSSSSGVPYSPAIQNKRKDTPTKKPIKRPVLIPGTIRKAQNLLKQYSQHGLDGKKGASNLIPMEGRDDVFDIEIDAYIHCVSAFVKLAQSEYQLLTEIVPEHHQKKTFDSLIQESLDNLIMEGDNIVSAARKAIIRHDYSAVLTIFPILKHLKQMKPEFDQVLQGTAAGTKNKLPGLITSMETTGAKALEEFADNIKNDPDKEYNMPKDGTVHELTSNAILFLQQLLDFQETAGAMLASQETSSSASSYSSEFSRRLLSTYICKVLGNLQLNLLSKSKVYEDPALSAIFLHNNYNYILKSLEKSELIQLVAVTQKTAERSYRELIEQQIQTYQRSWLKVTDYILEKNLPVFQPGVKLKDKERQMIKERFKGFNDGLEELCKIQKAWAIPDMEQRDKIRRAQKTIVKETYGAFLNRYGNVPFTKNPEKYIKYQVDQVGEMIEKLFDTSA from the exons GTTTCCATCCTCTCCTCCTTTGAGAGCCGTTTGATGAAGCTGGAGAACTCCATCATCCCTGTCCATAAACAGACAGAGAACCTGCAGCGCCTGCAGGAGAATGTGGAGAAGACCCTGTCCTGCTTGGATCACGTCATCAGTTACTACCATGTGGCCAAGGACACCGAGAAGATCATCAAGGAAGG CCCCACGGGGAGGTTGGAGGAATACTTGAATTGCATGGACAAAATCCAGAAGGCAGTGGAATACTTCCAGGACAACAACCCAGACAGCCCAGAGCTGAACCGTGTG AAATCCCTCTTTGAGCGGGGCAAGGAATCCCTGGAATCGGAGTTCCGCAGCTTGATGACACGGCACACCAAGCCAGTGCCACCCATCCTCATCCTGGACCTGATCAGCGGGGATGAGGAGATGGACACGCAGGAGGAGATGACCCTGGAGCACCTCCCGGAGAGCGTCCTGCACGACATCATCCGCATTTCAGGCTGGCTGGTGGAGAACGGCAGGAATCAag ATTTCATGACAGTTTACTTCCAAATCCGCTCTGTGCAGCTCGACCGCTCCATCAAGGGGCTGAAGGACCATTTCCGTAAGAACAGCTCTTCCTCTGGGGTGCCATATTCCCCTGCCATTCAGAACAAAAGGAAGGACACCCCCACCAAAAAGCCAATCAAGAGACCAG TCCTCATCCCAG GCACGATCCGTAAGGCTCAGAACCTTCTGAAACAGTACTCTCAGCATGGTCTAGATGGGAAAAAGGGGGCCTCTAACCTCATTCCTATGGAAG GGAGGGACGACGTCTTCGACATCGAGATCGACGCATACATCCACTGCGTCAGTGCCTTTGTCAAACTGGCCCAGAGTGAATACCAGCTCCTGACAGAAATTGTCCCAGAGCACCACCAGAAGAAGACCTTTGATTCTCTCATCCAG GAGTCATTGGATAACTTGATCATGGAGGGTGATAACATTGTCTCAGCTGCCCGGAAAGCCATCATCCGACACGACTATTCAGCTGTGCTCACAATCTTCCCCATCCTGAAGCATCTCAAGCAGATGAAGCCAGAATTTGACCAGGTCTTGCAG GGAACTGCAGCAGGCACTAAGAACAAACTGCCAGGGCTGATCACTTCCATGGAGACCACTGGTGCGAAGGCACTGGAAGAGTTTGCAGACAACATTAAG AATGATCCAGACAAGGAATACAACATGCCAAAAGATGGGACAGTTCATGAACTCACCAGCAAC GCCATCCTTTTCCTACAGCAATTACTGGATTTCCAGGAGACAGCAGGTGCCATGCTGGCATCACAAG AGACCAGCTCATCAGCCAGTAGCTACAGCTCAGAGTTCAGCAGGCGGCTGCTGAGCACCTACATCT GCAAAGTGCTGGGCAACTTGCAGCTTAACCTTCTTAGCAAATCCAAGGTTTATGAAGACCCAGCTTTGAGTGCCATTTTTCTGCATAACAACTACAACTACATTCTGAAATCTCTGGAGAA gTCTGAGCTGATCCAGCTGGTGGCTGTGACACAGAAAACAGCTGAGAGGTCCTACCGGGAGCTCATTGAGCAGCAGATCCAGACCTACCAGCGCAG CTGGTTGAAGGTGACAGATTACATCTTGGAGAAAAACCTGCCTGTCTTTCAGCCAGGAGTGAAG CTCAAGGACAAGGAGAGGCAGATGATAAAGGAGCGCTTTAAG GGTTTCAATGAcgggctggaggagctgtgtAAGATCCAGAAGGCCTGGGCAATCCCAGACATGGAGCAACGGGACAAAATCCGCCGGGCACAGAAAACTATTGTGAAAGAGACCTATGGTGCCTTCTTGAATAG ataTGGCAACGTGCCCTTCACCAAGAACCCTGAGAAGTACATCAAATACCAGGTCGACCAGGTGGGGGAGATGATCGAGAAGCTGTTCGACACATCAGCATAA
- the EXOC7 gene encoding exocyst complex component 7 isoform X4 — MIPSEEVSARRREIEDKLKQEEETLSFIKESLEKSDQLTKNMVSILSSFESRLMKLENSIIPVHKQTENLQRLQENVEKTLSCLDHVISYYHVAKDTEKIIKEGPTGRLEEYLNCMDKIQKAVEYFQDNNPDSPELNRVKSLFERGKESLESEFRSLMTRHTKPVPPILILDLISGDEEMDTQEEMTLEHLPESVLHDIIRISGWLVENGRNQDFMTVYFQIRSVQLDRSIKGLKDHFRKNSSSSGVPYSPAIQNKRKDTPTKKPIKRPGTIRKAQNLLKQYSQHGLDGKKGASNLIPMEGHEHDLRVKHLSDALSDKHGPAAGRDDVFDIEIDAYIHCVSAFVKLAQSEYQLLTEIVPEHHQKKTFDSLIQESLDNLIMEGDNIVSAARKAIIRHDYSAVLTIFPILKHLKQMKPEFDQVLQGTAAGTKNKLPGLITSMETTGAKALEEFADNIKNDPDKEYNMPKDGTVHELTSNAILFLQQLLDFQETAGAMLASQETSSSASSYSSEFSRRLLSTYICKVLGNLQLNLLSKSKVYEDPALSAIFLHNNYNYILKSLEKSELIQLVAVTQKTAERSYRELIEQQIQTYQRSWLKVTDYILEKNLPVFQPGVKLKDKERQMIKERFKGFNDGLEELCKIQKAWAIPDMEQRDKIRRAQKTIVKETYGAFLNRYGNVPFTKNPEKYIKYQVDQVGEMIEKLFDTSA; from the exons GTTTCCATCCTCTCCTCCTTTGAGAGCCGTTTGATGAAGCTGGAGAACTCCATCATCCCTGTCCATAAACAGACAGAGAACCTGCAGCGCCTGCAGGAGAATGTGGAGAAGACCCTGTCCTGCTTGGATCACGTCATCAGTTACTACCATGTGGCCAAGGACACCGAGAAGATCATCAAGGAAGG CCCCACGGGGAGGTTGGAGGAATACTTGAATTGCATGGACAAAATCCAGAAGGCAGTGGAATACTTCCAGGACAACAACCCAGACAGCCCAGAGCTGAACCGTGTG AAATCCCTCTTTGAGCGGGGCAAGGAATCCCTGGAATCGGAGTTCCGCAGCTTGATGACACGGCACACCAAGCCAGTGCCACCCATCCTCATCCTGGACCTGATCAGCGGGGATGAGGAGATGGACACGCAGGAGGAGATGACCCTGGAGCACCTCCCGGAGAGCGTCCTGCACGACATCATCCGCATTTCAGGCTGGCTGGTGGAGAACGGCAGGAATCAag ATTTCATGACAGTTTACTTCCAAATCCGCTCTGTGCAGCTCGACCGCTCCATCAAGGGGCTGAAGGACCATTTCCGTAAGAACAGCTCTTCCTCTGGGGTGCCATATTCCCCTGCCATTCAGAACAAAAGGAAGGACACCCCCACCAAAAAGCCAATCAAGAGACCAG GCACGATCCGTAAGGCTCAGAACCTTCTGAAACAGTACTCTCAGCATGGTCTAGATGGGAAAAAGGGGGCCTCTAACCTCATTCCTATGGAAG GTCATGAGCATGACTTACGCGTTAAGCACCTTTCCGATGCCCTGAGCGACAAGCACGGGCCGGCTGCGG GGAGGGACGACGTCTTCGACATCGAGATCGACGCATACATCCACTGCGTCAGTGCCTTTGTCAAACTGGCCCAGAGTGAATACCAGCTCCTGACAGAAATTGTCCCAGAGCACCACCAGAAGAAGACCTTTGATTCTCTCATCCAG GAGTCATTGGATAACTTGATCATGGAGGGTGATAACATTGTCTCAGCTGCCCGGAAAGCCATCATCCGACACGACTATTCAGCTGTGCTCACAATCTTCCCCATCCTGAAGCATCTCAAGCAGATGAAGCCAGAATTTGACCAGGTCTTGCAG GGAACTGCAGCAGGCACTAAGAACAAACTGCCAGGGCTGATCACTTCCATGGAGACCACTGGTGCGAAGGCACTGGAAGAGTTTGCAGACAACATTAAG AATGATCCAGACAAGGAATACAACATGCCAAAAGATGGGACAGTTCATGAACTCACCAGCAAC GCCATCCTTTTCCTACAGCAATTACTGGATTTCCAGGAGACAGCAGGTGCCATGCTGGCATCACAAG AGACCAGCTCATCAGCCAGTAGCTACAGCTCAGAGTTCAGCAGGCGGCTGCTGAGCACCTACATCT GCAAAGTGCTGGGCAACTTGCAGCTTAACCTTCTTAGCAAATCCAAGGTTTATGAAGACCCAGCTTTGAGTGCCATTTTTCTGCATAACAACTACAACTACATTCTGAAATCTCTGGAGAA gTCTGAGCTGATCCAGCTGGTGGCTGTGACACAGAAAACAGCTGAGAGGTCCTACCGGGAGCTCATTGAGCAGCAGATCCAGACCTACCAGCGCAG CTGGTTGAAGGTGACAGATTACATCTTGGAGAAAAACCTGCCTGTCTTTCAGCCAGGAGTGAAG CTCAAGGACAAGGAGAGGCAGATGATAAAGGAGCGCTTTAAG GGTTTCAATGAcgggctggaggagctgtgtAAGATCCAGAAGGCCTGGGCAATCCCAGACATGGAGCAACGGGACAAAATCCGCCGGGCACAGAAAACTATTGTGAAAGAGACCTATGGTGCCTTCTTGAATAG ataTGGCAACGTGCCCTTCACCAAGAACCCTGAGAAGTACATCAAATACCAGGTCGACCAGGTGGGGGAGATGATCGAGAAGCTGTTCGACACATCAGCATAA
- the EXOC7 gene encoding exocyst complex component 7 isoform X2 has protein sequence MIPSEEVSARRREIEDKLKQEEETLSFIKESLEKSDQLTKNMVSILSSFESRLMKLENSIIPVHKQTENLQRLQENVEKTLSCLDHVISYYHVAKDTEKIIKEGPTGRLEEYLNCMDKIQKAVEYFQDNNPDSPELNRVKSLFERGKESLESEFRSLMTRHTKPVPPILILDLISGDEEMDTQEEMTLEHLPESVLHDIIRISGWLVENGRNQDFMTVYFQIRSVQLDRSIKGLKDHFRKNSSSSGVPYSPAIQNKRKDTPTKKPIKRPGTIRKAQNLLKQYSQHGLDGKKGASNLIPMEGHEHDLRVKHLSDALSDKHGPAAGRDDVFDIEIDAYIHCVSAFVKLAQSEYQLLTEIVPEHHQKKTFDSLIQESLDNLIMEGDNIVSAARKAIIRHDYSAVLTIFPILKHLKQMKPEFDQVLQGTAAGTKNKLPGLITSMETTGAKALEEFADNIKNDPDKEYNMPKDGTVHELTSNAILFLQQLLDFQETAGAMLASQVLGDTYNIPLDPRETSSSASSYSSEFSRRLLSTYICKVLGNLQLNLLSKSKVYEDPALSAIFLHNNYNYILKSLEKSELIQLVAVTQKTAERSYRELIEQQIQTYQRSWLKVTDYILEKNLPVFQPGVKLKDKERQMIKERFKGFNDGLEELCKIQKAWAIPDMEQRDKIRRAQKTIVKETYGAFLNRYGNVPFTKNPEKYIKYQVDQVGEMIEKLFDTSA, from the exons GTTTCCATCCTCTCCTCCTTTGAGAGCCGTTTGATGAAGCTGGAGAACTCCATCATCCCTGTCCATAAACAGACAGAGAACCTGCAGCGCCTGCAGGAGAATGTGGAGAAGACCCTGTCCTGCTTGGATCACGTCATCAGTTACTACCATGTGGCCAAGGACACCGAGAAGATCATCAAGGAAGG CCCCACGGGGAGGTTGGAGGAATACTTGAATTGCATGGACAAAATCCAGAAGGCAGTGGAATACTTCCAGGACAACAACCCAGACAGCCCAGAGCTGAACCGTGTG AAATCCCTCTTTGAGCGGGGCAAGGAATCCCTGGAATCGGAGTTCCGCAGCTTGATGACACGGCACACCAAGCCAGTGCCACCCATCCTCATCCTGGACCTGATCAGCGGGGATGAGGAGATGGACACGCAGGAGGAGATGACCCTGGAGCACCTCCCGGAGAGCGTCCTGCACGACATCATCCGCATTTCAGGCTGGCTGGTGGAGAACGGCAGGAATCAag ATTTCATGACAGTTTACTTCCAAATCCGCTCTGTGCAGCTCGACCGCTCCATCAAGGGGCTGAAGGACCATTTCCGTAAGAACAGCTCTTCCTCTGGGGTGCCATATTCCCCTGCCATTCAGAACAAAAGGAAGGACACCCCCACCAAAAAGCCAATCAAGAGACCAG GCACGATCCGTAAGGCTCAGAACCTTCTGAAACAGTACTCTCAGCATGGTCTAGATGGGAAAAAGGGGGCCTCTAACCTCATTCCTATGGAAG GTCATGAGCATGACTTACGCGTTAAGCACCTTTCCGATGCCCTGAGCGACAAGCACGGGCCGGCTGCGG GGAGGGACGACGTCTTCGACATCGAGATCGACGCATACATCCACTGCGTCAGTGCCTTTGTCAAACTGGCCCAGAGTGAATACCAGCTCCTGACAGAAATTGTCCCAGAGCACCACCAGAAGAAGACCTTTGATTCTCTCATCCAG GAGTCATTGGATAACTTGATCATGGAGGGTGATAACATTGTCTCAGCTGCCCGGAAAGCCATCATCCGACACGACTATTCAGCTGTGCTCACAATCTTCCCCATCCTGAAGCATCTCAAGCAGATGAAGCCAGAATTTGACCAGGTCTTGCAG GGAACTGCAGCAGGCACTAAGAACAAACTGCCAGGGCTGATCACTTCCATGGAGACCACTGGTGCGAAGGCACTGGAAGAGTTTGCAGACAACATTAAG AATGATCCAGACAAGGAATACAACATGCCAAAAGATGGGACAGTTCATGAACTCACCAGCAAC GCCATCCTTTTCCTACAGCAATTACTGGATTTCCAGGAGACAGCAGGTGCCATGCTGGCATCACAAG TTCTTGGGGACACATACAATATTCCTTTAGATCCCAGAG AGACCAGCTCATCAGCCAGTAGCTACAGCTCAGAGTTCAGCAGGCGGCTGCTGAGCACCTACATCT GCAAAGTGCTGGGCAACTTGCAGCTTAACCTTCTTAGCAAATCCAAGGTTTATGAAGACCCAGCTTTGAGTGCCATTTTTCTGCATAACAACTACAACTACATTCTGAAATCTCTGGAGAA gTCTGAGCTGATCCAGCTGGTGGCTGTGACACAGAAAACAGCTGAGAGGTCCTACCGGGAGCTCATTGAGCAGCAGATCCAGACCTACCAGCGCAG CTGGTTGAAGGTGACAGATTACATCTTGGAGAAAAACCTGCCTGTCTTTCAGCCAGGAGTGAAG CTCAAGGACAAGGAGAGGCAGATGATAAAGGAGCGCTTTAAG GGTTTCAATGAcgggctggaggagctgtgtAAGATCCAGAAGGCCTGGGCAATCCCAGACATGGAGCAACGGGACAAAATCCGCCGGGCACAGAAAACTATTGTGAAAGAGACCTATGGTGCCTTCTTGAATAG ataTGGCAACGTGCCCTTCACCAAGAACCCTGAGAAGTACATCAAATACCAGGTCGACCAGGTGGGGGAGATGATCGAGAAGCTGTTCGACACATCAGCATAA
- the EXOC7 gene encoding exocyst complex component 7 isoform X5: MIPSEEVSARRREIEDKLKQEEETLSFIKESLEKSDQLTKNMVSILSSFESRLMKLENSIIPVHKQTENLQRLQENVEKTLSCLDHVISYYHVAKDTEKIIKEGPTGRLEEYLNCMDKIQKAVEYFQDNNPDSPELNRVKSLFERGKESLESEFRSLMTRHTKPVPPILILDLISGDEEMDTQEEMTLEHLPESVLHDIIRISGWLVENGRNQDFMTVYFQIRSVQLDRSIKGLKDHFRKNSSSSGVPYSPAIQNKRKDTPTKKPIKRPVLIPGTIRKAQNLLKQYSQHGLDGKKGASNLIPMEGRDDVFDIEIDAYIHCVSAFVKLAQSEYQLLTEIVPEHHQKKTFDSLIQESLDNLIMEGDNIVSAARKAIIRHDYSAVLTIFPILKHLKQMKPEFDQVLQGTAAGTKNKLPGLITSMETTGAKALEEFADNIKNDPDKEYNMPKDGTVHELTSNAILFLQQLLDFQETAGAMLASQVLGDTYNIPLDPRETSSSASSYSSEFSRRLLSTYICKVLGNLQLNLLSKSKVYEDPALSAIFLHNNYNYILKSLEKSELIQLVAVTQKTAERSYRELIEQQIQTYQRSWLKVTDYILEKNLPVFQPGVKLKDKERQMIKERFKGFNDGLEELCKIQKAWAIPDMEQRDKIRRAQKTIVKETYGAFLNRYGNVPFTKNPEKYIKYQVDQVGEMIEKLFDTSA, translated from the exons GTTTCCATCCTCTCCTCCTTTGAGAGCCGTTTGATGAAGCTGGAGAACTCCATCATCCCTGTCCATAAACAGACAGAGAACCTGCAGCGCCTGCAGGAGAATGTGGAGAAGACCCTGTCCTGCTTGGATCACGTCATCAGTTACTACCATGTGGCCAAGGACACCGAGAAGATCATCAAGGAAGG CCCCACGGGGAGGTTGGAGGAATACTTGAATTGCATGGACAAAATCCAGAAGGCAGTGGAATACTTCCAGGACAACAACCCAGACAGCCCAGAGCTGAACCGTGTG AAATCCCTCTTTGAGCGGGGCAAGGAATCCCTGGAATCGGAGTTCCGCAGCTTGATGACACGGCACACCAAGCCAGTGCCACCCATCCTCATCCTGGACCTGATCAGCGGGGATGAGGAGATGGACACGCAGGAGGAGATGACCCTGGAGCACCTCCCGGAGAGCGTCCTGCACGACATCATCCGCATTTCAGGCTGGCTGGTGGAGAACGGCAGGAATCAag ATTTCATGACAGTTTACTTCCAAATCCGCTCTGTGCAGCTCGACCGCTCCATCAAGGGGCTGAAGGACCATTTCCGTAAGAACAGCTCTTCCTCTGGGGTGCCATATTCCCCTGCCATTCAGAACAAAAGGAAGGACACCCCCACCAAAAAGCCAATCAAGAGACCAG TCCTCATCCCAG GCACGATCCGTAAGGCTCAGAACCTTCTGAAACAGTACTCTCAGCATGGTCTAGATGGGAAAAAGGGGGCCTCTAACCTCATTCCTATGGAAG GGAGGGACGACGTCTTCGACATCGAGATCGACGCATACATCCACTGCGTCAGTGCCTTTGTCAAACTGGCCCAGAGTGAATACCAGCTCCTGACAGAAATTGTCCCAGAGCACCACCAGAAGAAGACCTTTGATTCTCTCATCCAG GAGTCATTGGATAACTTGATCATGGAGGGTGATAACATTGTCTCAGCTGCCCGGAAAGCCATCATCCGACACGACTATTCAGCTGTGCTCACAATCTTCCCCATCCTGAAGCATCTCAAGCAGATGAAGCCAGAATTTGACCAGGTCTTGCAG GGAACTGCAGCAGGCACTAAGAACAAACTGCCAGGGCTGATCACTTCCATGGAGACCACTGGTGCGAAGGCACTGGAAGAGTTTGCAGACAACATTAAG AATGATCCAGACAAGGAATACAACATGCCAAAAGATGGGACAGTTCATGAACTCACCAGCAAC GCCATCCTTTTCCTACAGCAATTACTGGATTTCCAGGAGACAGCAGGTGCCATGCTGGCATCACAAG TTCTTGGGGACACATACAATATTCCTTTAGATCCCAGAG AGACCAGCTCATCAGCCAGTAGCTACAGCTCAGAGTTCAGCAGGCGGCTGCTGAGCACCTACATCT GCAAAGTGCTGGGCAACTTGCAGCTTAACCTTCTTAGCAAATCCAAGGTTTATGAAGACCCAGCTTTGAGTGCCATTTTTCTGCATAACAACTACAACTACATTCTGAAATCTCTGGAGAA gTCTGAGCTGATCCAGCTGGTGGCTGTGACACAGAAAACAGCTGAGAGGTCCTACCGGGAGCTCATTGAGCAGCAGATCCAGACCTACCAGCGCAG CTGGTTGAAGGTGACAGATTACATCTTGGAGAAAAACCTGCCTGTCTTTCAGCCAGGAGTGAAG CTCAAGGACAAGGAGAGGCAGATGATAAAGGAGCGCTTTAAG GGTTTCAATGAcgggctggaggagctgtgtAAGATCCAGAAGGCCTGGGCAATCCCAGACATGGAGCAACGGGACAAAATCCGCCGGGCACAGAAAACTATTGTGAAAGAGACCTATGGTGCCTTCTTGAATAG ataTGGCAACGTGCCCTTCACCAAGAACCCTGAGAAGTACATCAAATACCAGGTCGACCAGGTGGGGGAGATGATCGAGAAGCTGTTCGACACATCAGCATAA